From the genome of Delphinus delphis chromosome 8, mDelDel1.2, whole genome shotgun sequence, one region includes:
- the SLC22A18 gene encoding solute carrier family 22 member 18 isoform X4 — protein MREVRASRGQGRSPSRTGTLDLSRVMLLVYVLAALELACLFMQFSVMPYLSRRLGLDSVAFGYQQTIFGVLQLLGGPVFGRFADQRGARAAFTLSFLASSALYLLLAAACSPALPGVPLLFASRLPGALMHTLPAAQMAITDLSAPEERPAALGRLGLCFGVGVIFGSLLGGTLSSTCGIQCPVIVALVVSLLGAVLSLTCIPTSTKGASARAQAALPGKPKASVFDLKAITCLLLQPGVLPVFLVKVICGFPSGLFMVMFSLISMDFFQLEAAQAGYLMSFFGVLQMVFQGLVIGWLSSRFSEGALLRASVLAFSVVGLAMALMANVFHLCLLMPGLVFSLCALSVVTDSMLTNAVSASDTGTMLGLCASVQPLTRTLGPTLGGLLYHRFGVPVFGHVQLAVNFLVLLVLWRQPVPPKMDKAW, from the exons ATGCGGGAAGTCAGGGCCTCCAGGGGCCAGGGCCGGTCCCCCAGCAGGACCGGCACTCTGGACCTGTCCCGGGTCATGCTGCTCGTGTACGTGCTGGCAGCCCTGGAGCTCGCCTGCCTCTTCATGCAGTTCTCAGTCATGCCA TACCTGTCCCGGAGGCTGGGCCTGGACTCTGTTGCCTTCGGCTACCAGCAGACCATCTTTGGCGTGCTTCAGCTGTTGGGCGGGCCCGTGTTTGGCAG GTTCGCAGACCAGCGCGGGGCGCGGGCAGCGTTCACGCTCTCCTTCCTGGCGTCCTCAGCGCTCTACCTGCTCCTGGCTGCCGCCTGCAGCCCGGCCCTGCCCGGCGTGCCCTTACTCTTTGCCTCGCGCCTGCCCGGCGCCCTCATGCACACGCTGCCAG CCGCCCAGATGGCCATCACGGACCTGTCTGCGCCTGAGGAGCGGCCCGCGGCCCTGGGCCGGTTGGGTCTGTGCTTCGGCGTTGGCGTCATCTTCGGCTCCCTGCTCGGCGGGACCCTGAGCAGCACGTGCGG GATTCAGTGTCCGGTCATCGTGGCTCTTGTGGTCAGCCTCCTGGGAGCCGTCCTCAGCCTCacctgcatccccaccagcaccAAAGGGGCCAGCGCCCGTGCCCAGGCTGCCCTGCCAG GGAAACCCAAGGCCAGCGTGTTTGACCTGAAGGCCATCACCTGCCTGCTGCTGCAGCCCGGCGTCCTGCCGGTGTTTCTGGTCAAGGTCATCTGCGGCTTCCCCTCAG GGCTCTTCATGGTCATGTTCTCCCTCATCTCCATGGACTTCTTTCAGCTGGAGGCCGCCCAGGCCGGCTACCTCATGTCCTTCTTCGGGGTCCTCCAGATG GTCTTCCAGGGCCTGGTCATCGGGTGGCTGAGTAGCCGCTTCTCCGAGGGAGCCCTGCTCCGGGCCAGCGTGCTGGCGTTCAGCGTGGTGGGACTGGCCATG GCGCTGATGGCCAATGTCTTCCACTTGTGCCTGCTCATGCCCGGCCTGGTCTTCAGCCTGTGTGCCCTCAGTGTGGTCACCGACAGCATGCTGACCAATGCCGTCTCGGCCTCAGACACGG GAACCATGCTGGGCCTCTGCGCCTCTGTGCAGCCACTGACCAGAACCCTGGGGCCCACCCTGGGAGGCCTCCTGTACCACCGCTTCGGAGTCCCCGTTTTCGGCCACGTGCAGCTCGCCGTCAACTTCCTCGTCCTGCTGGTCCTCTGGAGGCAGCCTGTGCCCCCAAAGATGGACAAAGCCTGGTGA
- the SLC22A18 gene encoding solute carrier family 22 member 18 isoform X3, protein MREVRASRGQGRSPSRTGTLDLSRVMLLVYVLAALELACLFMQFSVMPYLSRRLGLDSVAFGYQQTIFGVLQLLGGPVFGRCGAPRFADQRGARAAFTLSFLASSALYLLLAAACSPALPGVPLLFASRLPGALMHTLPAAQMAITDLSAPEERPAALGRLGLCFGVGVIFGSLLGGTLSSTCGIQCPVIVALVVSLLGAVLSLTCIPTSTKGASARAQAALPGKPKASVFDLKAITCLLLQPGVLPVFLVKVICGFPSGLFMVMFSLISMDFFQLEAAQAGYLMSFFGVLQMVFQGLVIGWLSSRFSEGALLRASVLAFSVVGLAMALMANVFHLCLLMPGLVFSLCALSVVTDSMLTNAVSASDTGTMLGLCASVQPLTRTLGPTLGGLLYHRFGVPVFGHVQLAVNFLVLLVLWRQPVPPKMDKAW, encoded by the exons ATGCGGGAAGTCAGGGCCTCCAGGGGCCAGGGCCGGTCCCCCAGCAGGACCGGCACTCTGGACCTGTCCCGGGTCATGCTGCTCGTGTACGTGCTGGCAGCCCTGGAGCTCGCCTGCCTCTTCATGCAGTTCTCAGTCATGCCA TACCTGTCCCGGAGGCTGGGCCTGGACTCTGTTGCCTTCGGCTACCAGCAGACCATCTTTGGCGTGCTTCAGCTGTTGGGCGGGCCCGTGTTTGGCAG GTGTGGGGCCCCCAGGTTCGCAGACCAGCGCGGGGCGCGGGCAGCGTTCACGCTCTCCTTCCTGGCGTCCTCAGCGCTCTACCTGCTCCTGGCTGCCGCCTGCAGCCCGGCCCTGCCCGGCGTGCCCTTACTCTTTGCCTCGCGCCTGCCCGGCGCCCTCATGCACACGCTGCCAG CCGCCCAGATGGCCATCACGGACCTGTCTGCGCCTGAGGAGCGGCCCGCGGCCCTGGGCCGGTTGGGTCTGTGCTTCGGCGTTGGCGTCATCTTCGGCTCCCTGCTCGGCGGGACCCTGAGCAGCACGTGCGG GATTCAGTGTCCGGTCATCGTGGCTCTTGTGGTCAGCCTCCTGGGAGCCGTCCTCAGCCTCacctgcatccccaccagcaccAAAGGGGCCAGCGCCCGTGCCCAGGCTGCCCTGCCAG GGAAACCCAAGGCCAGCGTGTTTGACCTGAAGGCCATCACCTGCCTGCTGCTGCAGCCCGGCGTCCTGCCGGTGTTTCTGGTCAAGGTCATCTGCGGCTTCCCCTCAG GGCTCTTCATGGTCATGTTCTCCCTCATCTCCATGGACTTCTTTCAGCTGGAGGCCGCCCAGGCCGGCTACCTCATGTCCTTCTTCGGGGTCCTCCAGATG GTCTTCCAGGGCCTGGTCATCGGGTGGCTGAGTAGCCGCTTCTCCGAGGGAGCCCTGCTCCGGGCCAGCGTGCTGGCGTTCAGCGTGGTGGGACTGGCCATG GCGCTGATGGCCAATGTCTTCCACTTGTGCCTGCTCATGCCCGGCCTGGTCTTCAGCCTGTGTGCCCTCAGTGTGGTCACCGACAGCATGCTGACCAATGCCGTCTCGGCCTCAGACACGG GAACCATGCTGGGCCTCTGCGCCTCTGTGCAGCCACTGACCAGAACCCTGGGGCCCACCCTGGGAGGCCTCCTGTACCACCGCTTCGGAGTCCCCGTTTTCGGCCACGTGCAGCTCGCCGTCAACTTCCTCGTCCTGCTGGTCCTCTGGAGGCAGCCTGTGCCCCCAAAGATGGACAAAGCCTGGTGA
- the SLC22A18 gene encoding solute carrier family 22 member 18 isoform X2, which produces MREVRASRGQGRSPSRTGTLDLSRVMLLVYVLAALELACLFMQFSVMPYLSRRLGLDSVAFGYQQTIFGVLQLLGGPVFGRFADQRGARAAFTLSFLASSALYLLLAAACSPALPGVPLLFASRLPGALMHTLPAAQMAITDLSAPEERPAALGRLGLCFGVGVIFGSLLGGTLSSTCGIQCPVIVALVVSLLGAVLSLTCIPTSTKGASARAQAALPGKPKASVFDLKAITCLLLQPGVLPVFLVKVICGFPSGLFMVMFSLISMDFFQLEAAQAGYLMSFFGVLQMAARSGPSCSAGVGPPRHRAQPRPDPSPRGCCSKPTAPRALPVCLVEVAGDQVFQGLVIGWLSSRFSEGALLRASVLAFSVVGLAMALMANVFHLCLLMPGLVFSLCALSVVTDSMLTNAVSASDTGTMLGLCASVQPLTRTLGPTLGGLLYHRFGVPVFGHVQLAVNFLVLLVLWRQPVPPKMDKAW; this is translated from the exons ATGCGGGAAGTCAGGGCCTCCAGGGGCCAGGGCCGGTCCCCCAGCAGGACCGGCACTCTGGACCTGTCCCGGGTCATGCTGCTCGTGTACGTGCTGGCAGCCCTGGAGCTCGCCTGCCTCTTCATGCAGTTCTCAGTCATGCCA TACCTGTCCCGGAGGCTGGGCCTGGACTCTGTTGCCTTCGGCTACCAGCAGACCATCTTTGGCGTGCTTCAGCTGTTGGGCGGGCCCGTGTTTGGCAG GTTCGCAGACCAGCGCGGGGCGCGGGCAGCGTTCACGCTCTCCTTCCTGGCGTCCTCAGCGCTCTACCTGCTCCTGGCTGCCGCCTGCAGCCCGGCCCTGCCCGGCGTGCCCTTACTCTTTGCCTCGCGCCTGCCCGGCGCCCTCATGCACACGCTGCCAG CCGCCCAGATGGCCATCACGGACCTGTCTGCGCCTGAGGAGCGGCCCGCGGCCCTGGGCCGGTTGGGTCTGTGCTTCGGCGTTGGCGTCATCTTCGGCTCCCTGCTCGGCGGGACCCTGAGCAGCACGTGCGG GATTCAGTGTCCGGTCATCGTGGCTCTTGTGGTCAGCCTCCTGGGAGCCGTCCTCAGCCTCacctgcatccccaccagcaccAAAGGGGCCAGCGCCCGTGCCCAGGCTGCCCTGCCAG GGAAACCCAAGGCCAGCGTGTTTGACCTGAAGGCCATCACCTGCCTGCTGCTGCAGCCCGGCGTCCTGCCGGTGTTTCTGGTCAAGGTCATCTGCGGCTTCCCCTCAG GGCTCTTCATGGTCATGTTCTCCCTCATCTCCATGGACTTCTTTCAGCTGGAGGCCGCCCAGGCCGGCTACCTCATGTCCTTCTTCGGGGTCCTCCAGATG GCAGCTCGGAGTGGCCCGTCCTGTTCCGCAGGGGTGGGCCCGCCCCGTCACAGGGCGCAGCCCCGGCCTGACCCCAGCCCCAGGGGGTGTTGCTCCAAACCCACTGCGCCCCGGGCACTTCCTGTCTGCCTGGTGGAGGTGGCAGGGGACCAG GTCTTCCAGGGCCTGGTCATCGGGTGGCTGAGTAGCCGCTTCTCCGAGGGAGCCCTGCTCCGGGCCAGCGTGCTGGCGTTCAGCGTGGTGGGACTGGCCATG GCGCTGATGGCCAATGTCTTCCACTTGTGCCTGCTCATGCCCGGCCTGGTCTTCAGCCTGTGTGCCCTCAGTGTGGTCACCGACAGCATGCTGACCAATGCCGTCTCGGCCTCAGACACGG GAACCATGCTGGGCCTCTGCGCCTCTGTGCAGCCACTGACCAGAACCCTGGGGCCCACCCTGGGAGGCCTCCTGTACCACCGCTTCGGAGTCCCCGTTTTCGGCCACGTGCAGCTCGCCGTCAACTTCCTCGTCCTGCTGGTCCTCTGGAGGCAGCCTGTGCCCCCAAAGATGGACAAAGCCTGGTGA
- the SLC22A18 gene encoding solute carrier family 22 member 18 isoform X1: MREVRASRGQGRSPSRTGTLDLSRVMLLVYVLAALELACLFMQFSVMPYLSRRLGLDSVAFGYQQTIFGVLQLLGGPVFGRCGAPRFADQRGARAAFTLSFLASSALYLLLAAACSPALPGVPLLFASRLPGALMHTLPAAQMAITDLSAPEERPAALGRLGLCFGVGVIFGSLLGGTLSSTCGIQCPVIVALVVSLLGAVLSLTCIPTSTKGASARAQAALPGKPKASVFDLKAITCLLLQPGVLPVFLVKVICGFPSGLFMVMFSLISMDFFQLEAAQAGYLMSFFGVLQMAARSGPSCSAGVGPPRHRAQPRPDPSPRGCCSKPTAPRALPVCLVEVAGDQVFQGLVIGWLSSRFSEGALLRASVLAFSVVGLAMALMANVFHLCLLMPGLVFSLCALSVVTDSMLTNAVSASDTGTMLGLCASVQPLTRTLGPTLGGLLYHRFGVPVFGHVQLAVNFLVLLVLWRQPVPPKMDKAW, from the exons ATGCGGGAAGTCAGGGCCTCCAGGGGCCAGGGCCGGTCCCCCAGCAGGACCGGCACTCTGGACCTGTCCCGGGTCATGCTGCTCGTGTACGTGCTGGCAGCCCTGGAGCTCGCCTGCCTCTTCATGCAGTTCTCAGTCATGCCA TACCTGTCCCGGAGGCTGGGCCTGGACTCTGTTGCCTTCGGCTACCAGCAGACCATCTTTGGCGTGCTTCAGCTGTTGGGCGGGCCCGTGTTTGGCAG GTGTGGGGCCCCCAGGTTCGCAGACCAGCGCGGGGCGCGGGCAGCGTTCACGCTCTCCTTCCTGGCGTCCTCAGCGCTCTACCTGCTCCTGGCTGCCGCCTGCAGCCCGGCCCTGCCCGGCGTGCCCTTACTCTTTGCCTCGCGCCTGCCCGGCGCCCTCATGCACACGCTGCCAG CCGCCCAGATGGCCATCACGGACCTGTCTGCGCCTGAGGAGCGGCCCGCGGCCCTGGGCCGGTTGGGTCTGTGCTTCGGCGTTGGCGTCATCTTCGGCTCCCTGCTCGGCGGGACCCTGAGCAGCACGTGCGG GATTCAGTGTCCGGTCATCGTGGCTCTTGTGGTCAGCCTCCTGGGAGCCGTCCTCAGCCTCacctgcatccccaccagcaccAAAGGGGCCAGCGCCCGTGCCCAGGCTGCCCTGCCAG GGAAACCCAAGGCCAGCGTGTTTGACCTGAAGGCCATCACCTGCCTGCTGCTGCAGCCCGGCGTCCTGCCGGTGTTTCTGGTCAAGGTCATCTGCGGCTTCCCCTCAG GGCTCTTCATGGTCATGTTCTCCCTCATCTCCATGGACTTCTTTCAGCTGGAGGCCGCCCAGGCCGGCTACCTCATGTCCTTCTTCGGGGTCCTCCAGATG GCAGCTCGGAGTGGCCCGTCCTGTTCCGCAGGGGTGGGCCCGCCCCGTCACAGGGCGCAGCCCCGGCCTGACCCCAGCCCCAGGGGGTGTTGCTCCAAACCCACTGCGCCCCGGGCACTTCCTGTCTGCCTGGTGGAGGTGGCAGGGGACCAG GTCTTCCAGGGCCTGGTCATCGGGTGGCTGAGTAGCCGCTTCTCCGAGGGAGCCCTGCTCCGGGCCAGCGTGCTGGCGTTCAGCGTGGTGGGACTGGCCATG GCGCTGATGGCCAATGTCTTCCACTTGTGCCTGCTCATGCCCGGCCTGGTCTTCAGCCTGTGTGCCCTCAGTGTGGTCACCGACAGCATGCTGACCAATGCCGTCTCGGCCTCAGACACGG GAACCATGCTGGGCCTCTGCGCCTCTGTGCAGCCACTGACCAGAACCCTGGGGCCCACCCTGGGAGGCCTCCTGTACCACCGCTTCGGAGTCCCCGTTTTCGGCCACGTGCAGCTCGCCGTCAACTTCCTCGTCCTGCTGGTCCTCTGGAGGCAGCCTGTGCCCCCAAAGATGGACAAAGCCTGGTGA
- the PHLDA2 gene encoding pleckstrin homology-like domain family A member 2, with translation MKTPGEVLREGELEKRSDSLFQLWKKKRGVLTPDCLSLFPTGPGARPKELRFHSILKVDCVERTGKYVYFTIVTTDRKEIDFRCAGESCWNAAITLALIDFQNRRALEDFRSRQERAAPVGQPEAGTARAP, from the coding sequence ATGAAGACCCCCGGGGAGGTGTTGCGCGAGGGCGAGCTGGAGAAGCGCAGCGACAGCTTGTTCCAGCTATGGAAGAAGAAGCGCGGCGTGCTCACCCCTGACTGCCTGAGCCTGTTCCCCACCGGTCCCGGCGCGCGCCCCAAGGAGCTGCGCTTCCACTCCATCCTCAAGGTGGACTGCGTGGAGCGTACGGGCAAGTACGTCTATTTCACCATCGTCACCACCGACCGCAAGGAGATCGACTTCCGCTGCGCGGGCGAGAGCTGCTGGAACGCGGCCATCACACTGGCGCTCATCGACTTCCAGAACCGCCGCGCCCTGGAGGACTTCCGCAGCCGCCAGGAGCGCGCCGCGCCCGTCGGGCAGCCCGAGGCCGGGACGGCCCGCGCGCCCTGA